The following are encoded together in the Triticum dicoccoides isolate Atlit2015 ecotype Zavitan chromosome 6B, WEW_v2.0, whole genome shotgun sequence genome:
- the LOC119321240 gene encoding probable 4-coumarate--CoA ligase 3, whose protein sequence is MGSVPEESVAAAPEVVFRSRLPDIEIPNEQTLQSYCFAKMSEVGSRPCIIDGQTGASYTYAEVESLSRKAAAGLRRMGVGKGDVVMNLLRNCPEFAFSFLGAARLGAATTTANPFYTPHEIHRQADAAGAMLIVTEACAVDKVLEYAAGKGLPVVTVDGKRDGCVEFSELIAGEELPEAEEAGIHPDDVVALPYSSGTTGLPKGVMLTHRSLITSVAQQVDGENPNLYFSKEDVLLCLLPLFHIYSLNSVLLAGLRAGSAMVIMRKFDIGALVELVRAHGITIAPFVPPIVVEIAKSPQVTAGDLASIRMVMSGAAPMGKELQDAFMAKIPNAVLGQGYGMTEAGPVLAMCLAFAKEPFKVKSGSCGTVVRNAALKIVDPDTGASLGRNQPGEICIRGEQIMKGYLNDPESTKNTIDKDGWLHTGDIGLVDDDDEIFIVDRLKEIIKYKGFQVAPAELEALLITHPEIKDAAVVSLKDDLAGEVPVAFVMRIEGSEITEDDIKKFVAKEVVFYKRIHKVFFTDSIPKNPSGKILRKDLRARLAAGIPS, encoded by the exons ATGGGGTCTGTGCCGGAGGAGTCGGTTGCGGCGGCGCCGGAGGTGGTGTTCCGGTCGAGGCTGCCGGACATCGAGATCCCCAACGAGCAGACGCTGCAGAGCTACTGCTTCGCCAAGATGTCCGAGGTGGGGTCCCGCCCCTGCATCATCGACGGCCAGACGGGCGCCTCCTACACCTACGCCGAGGTGGAGTCGCTGTCCcggaaggcggcggcggggctccgccGGATGGGCGTCGGCAAGGGCGACGTCGTCATGAACCTGCTCCGCAACTGCCCCGAGTTCGCCTTCTCCTTCCTCGGCGCGGCGCGCCTGGGCGCCGCCACCACCACGGCCAACCCCTTCTACACCCCGCACGAGATCCACCGGCAGGCGGACGCGGCCGGCGCCATGCTGATCGTCACCGAGGCCTGCGCCGTGGACAAGGTGCTGGAGTACGCGGCCGGGAAGGGCCTGCCCGTGGTCACCGTCGACGGGAAGCGCGACGGGTGCGTCGAGTTCAGCGAGCTGATCGCCGGCGAGGAGCTGCCGGAGGCCGAGGAGGCCGGGATCCACCCCGACGACGTCGTCGCGCTGCCCTACTCCTCCGGCACCACCGGGCTGCCCAAGGGCGTCATGCTCACGCACCGCAGCCTCATCACCAGCGTCGCCCAGCAG GTGGACGGGGAGAACCCGAACCTGTACTTCAGCAAGGAGGACGTGCTGCTGTGCCTGCTGCCGCTGTTCCACATCTACTCGCTCAACTCGGTGCTGCTGGCGGGGCTGCGCGCCGGGTCGGCGATGGTGATCATGCGCAAGTTCGACATCGGCGCGCTGGTGGAGCTGGTGCGCGCGCACGGCATCACGATCGCGCCCTTCGTGCCGCCCATCGTGGTGGAGATCGCCAAGAGCCCCCAGGTGACCGCCGGCGACCTCGCCTCCATCCGCATGGTCATGTCCGGCGCCGCGCCCATGGGCAAGGAGCTGCAGGACGCCTTCATGGCCAAGATCCCCAACGCCGTGCTCGGCCAG GGGTACGGGATGACGGAGGCCGGGCCGGTGCTGGCCATGTGCCTGGCGTTCGCCAAGGAGCCGTTCAAGGTCAAGTCCGGGTCGTGCGGCACGGTGGTGCGCAACGCGGCGCTCAAGATCGTCGACCCCGACACCGGCGCCTCCCTCGGCCGCAACCAGCCCGGCGAGATCTGCATCCGCGGGGAGCAGATCATGAAAG GTTACCTGAACGACCCAGAGTCCACCAAAAACACCATCGACAAGGATGGATGGCTGCACACCGGAGACATCGGCCtcgtcgacgacgacgacgagatCTTCATCGTCGACAGGCTCAAGGAAATCATCAAGTACAAGGGCTTCCAGGTGGCGCCGGCGGAGCTCGAGGCCCTCCTCATCACGCACCCGGAGATCAAGGACGCCGCCGTCGTATC ACTGAAGGACGATCTTGCTGGCGAAGTCCCGGTCGCCTTCGTTATGCGGATCGAAGGCTCCGAAATCACCGAGGATGACATCAAGAAATTCGTCGCAAAGGAG GTTGTTTTCTACAAGAGGATCCACAAGGTCTTCTTCACTGACTCCATTCCCAAGAACCCTTCCGGCAAGATCCTGAGGAAGGACTTGAGAGCCAGGCTCGCCGCCGGCATCCCTAGCTAA